Proteins encoded together in one Vitis vinifera cultivar Pinot Noir 40024 chromosome 4, ASM3070453v1 window:
- the LOC100254320 gene encoding transcription factor MYB1 — protein MGRGPCCSKEGMNKGAWTAIEDELLVEYIKVHGEGKWSGIPKKSGLKRCGKSCRLRWLNYLRPDIKRGNMSPEEEDLIIRLHKLLGNRWSLIAGRIPGRTDNEIKNYWNTNFAKKAPARQTSSSEKNPIMITSPPSDLLPPNLQQQQFTNVWATPLQPELEFEALPPPMDQNFSKTTASEPQFTDNSPDIIMDLNPGEISVSEIFNDDFINFNDFEASEMRNIDNRCNTQVQEIAENWAASDCLDQAQYYMGSDFSPLAFLFESEGWVGDDDVNVV, from the exons ATGGGGAGAGGTCCTTGCTGTAGTAAGGAGGGAATGAATAAAGGAGCCTGGACGGCCATTGAAGATGAGCTTCTTGTAGAGTATATCAAGGTCCATGGTGAAGGAAAGTGGAGTGGCATTCCAAAAAAATCAG GCCTTAAAAGATGTGGTAAGAGCTGCAGATTGAGGTGGTTGAATTATCTGAGACCTGATATCAAGAGAGGTAACATGTCTCctgaagaagaagacctcatCATTAGGCTCCACAAGCTCTTGGGCAACAG GTGGTCTCTGATAGCTGGAAGAATTCCAGGGCGAACAGACAATGAAATCAAGAACTACTGGAACACCAACTTCGCCAAGAAAGCTCCAGCAAGACAAACCTCAAGCTCAGAGAAAAATCCCATCATGATAACTTCTCCTCCATCAGATTTGCTTCCTCCAAATCTACAGCAACAGCAATTCACCAATGTTTGGGCCACTCCACTGCAGCCTGAACTTGAATTCGAAGCACTGCCACCACCCATGGATCAAAACTTCTCCAAAACTACTGCATCAGAGCCCCAATTCACTGACAATTCACCAGACATCATAATGGATTTAAACCCCGGGGAAATTAGTGTGTCAGAGATTTTTAACGATgactttataaattttaatgattttgaagCATCTGAAATGAGAAATATCGATAATAGGTGCAATACTCAAGTGCAGGAAATTGCTGAAAACTGGGCGGCCAGTGACTGCCTTGATCAAGCTCAGTATTACATGGGTTCAGATTTTTCACCATTGGCCTTTCTCTTTGAGTCTGAGGGGTGGGTTGGAGATGATGATGTAAATGTTGTTTGA
- the LOC100264614 gene encoding transcription factor MYB123: MGRSPCCSKEGLNRGAWTALEDKILTAYIKAHGEGKWRNLPKRAGLKRCGKSCRLRWLNYLRPDIKRGNISHDEEELIIRLHKLLGNRWSLIAGRLPGRTDNEIKNYWNTTLGKKIGAQPTNQSRLKSKPPIDHKPTAIEPEAAPAQPQVIRTKATRCTKVLVPTDPPPRLSEPRPIDSTTPQNPLQAQPQQTHSVAPWGPTDFTPDYGTITNSNLFNEDYSYSNLLENVTPFKFEDWASNDCLENNAALDLDSLAFLLNSEEWP, encoded by the exons atggggaGGAGTCCATGTTGCTCCAAGGAAGGACTCAATAGAGGAGCATGGACGGCCCTTGAAGATAAGATACTCACGGCTTACATTAAAGCCCATGGAGAAGGGAAATGGAGAAACCTCCCCAAGAGAGCTG GTTTGAAGAGATGTGGCAAGAGTTGTAGACTGAGATGGCTGAACTATCTGAGACCAGATATCAAGAGAGGAAACATCTCTCATGACGAAGAGGAGCTCATCATCAGACTCCACAAACTTCTTGGTAACAG ATGGTCTTTAATAGCCGGAAGGCTTCCGGGGCGAACAGACAATGAAATCAAGAACTACTGGAACACCACTCTTGGCAAGAAAATTGGAGCTCAACCAACAAACCAGTCTAGGCTGAAAAGCAAGCCACCCATCGACCACAAGCCCACCGCAATCGAGCCAGAGGCTGCACCAGCTCAGCCCCAAGTGATCCGAACCAAGGCCACAAGATGCACCAAGGTGCTTGTGCCAACAGACCCACCACCACGACTTAGTGAGCCTCGACCCATTGACTCAACCACCCCACAAAATCCTCTTCAGGCTCAGCCTCAACAAACCCACTCGGTGGCTCCTTGGGGCCCAACGGATTTCACTCCTGACTATGGCACCATAACAAACTCTAATCTCTTTAATGAAGACTACAGTTACAGCAACCTTTTGGAGAATGTCACTCCTTTCAAGTTTGAGGATTGGGCTTCAAATGACTGTCTCGAGAACAATGCCGCTTTGGATCTTGACTCTTTGGCATTTTTACTTAACTCTGAGGAATGGCCATGA